The genomic stretch GTGGAGGCCTGGAAGAATGCTatgataggcagaataatggtcctCTAAAGATATCCACTCCCTTACACCTGAAACCTCTGAACATGTTAATCACATGGCAAggactttacagatgtgattaaggtaaAGAACCCTGAGATGTGTAGGTTATCTTGGATGTCTGGGTGAGCCAGTCTAATCACATGAGTCTTTATAAGtaagagaagaggcagaaaggtGAGTCAGAGGgacagctgggtggttcagttggttaagcatcagactttggctcaggtcatgatcttgtggttcaagggtttgagccctgcatcgggctctatgctgacagctcagagcctggaacctgcttcagattctctgtccccgccccgccccttccctgcttgccctcttgttctctctctctttcaaaaataaataaacattaaaaaaattaaaagaaatgtgagTCAGAGATATAACAAcataagaagaggaaggaaggagtcaaAGCATGAGAGGGTTTTGACCCATcattgctggttttgaagataGGGGAGGGAGGTAAAGTCAAGTCATGCAGATGGCCCCTAGAAGCTGGGAATGGCcctcagctgacagccagcaaggaaacggGGTCTTGGTCCTACAGCTACAAGGATCTTTATTCTGCCGACAACCTGAATGAGCAATGGAATGGGTTCTCCTCTATAgaactttaagataataaatttgtatagcttaagctgctaagtttgacGTAGCTTGGTACagcaacaatagaaaactaatacaccgTGTTGGTGACAGACCCCTCCCTGCTTCAGAATATTCTGGCGCATAGCTACTGATGTCATAGAAAAGATTCTAGAAGAGCACACTATGGAGAAGCACTTGGGTTTAGAAGCTCTTGGGTGGAGGTAATCGGGTTATCAAGGAAGTGGAATCTGAAAAGCCCAGGGAACCGAGTGCAGGTAGAGCAACTTTTCTGCAATAAAGGTCAAAGCTGCCACAGTGGCTGCTTCTCCCCTCCCGTGAGGAGGCACCAAGGCCTGCAGAAGGACTGGTGAACTGGTAAGCTGGTATAGGATGGGCAGGAACCAGGACAGTTACGATGATACCCAGGTGCAAGAGACACTCAGAAAATCCACTTATTGCTTATATGACGACAATTCTGTTGGGAAGGgttggcattcattcattcattcattcaacagagaTTCAGAGCACCTACTATATACTAGGCTCTgttctaagttcttttttttaatatgtgaaatttattgtcaaattggtttccatacaacacctagtgctcatcccaacaggtgccctcctcaatgcccatcacctactttcccctcccttccaccccccatcaactgtcagtttactctcagttttttttttaattttttaatgttttatttatttttgagacagagagagacagtgcatgaatgggggagggtcagagagagggagacacagactcgaagcaggctccaggctctaagctgtcagcacagagcccgacatggggctcgaactcacggaccgtgagatcatgacctgagccgaagtcggacgctcaaccaactgagccagccaggcgcccctactctcagtttttaagagtctcttatggtttggttccctccctctctaagttccccccacccccaccccccgcccctctggGGATaaagcagagaacaaaacagaccagGTTTCTGCATTCCTGGTGCTTACTCTCTGGTGTGAGAGATagaggaacaaataaatgaacaaggtaATTTCTGAAATTGACttatattatgaagaaaatagaaatgattttctGTGATGGAGCAGTGATCAGAGGAGATATTGAGATCATTTTTGAGCTGAGACCATGACCACAaagagcaggctctgtggtggTTGGGGGAGTCCTGTTCCAGCCAGAAGAAACAGCAGAcgaaggggtgactgggtggctcagttggttaagcgtctgactcttgattttggctccggccatgatctcgtggtttgtgggattgggacctgcagtgggctctgtgcttgcctgcttggaattctctctctctctccctctctctctctctctgcccttctcctgctctcttaaaataaataaacttaaaaaaaaaaaaaaacagcagatgcAAAGAACCCATGGTGGGAATAAGATTGGCATGTTTAAGGAAAAGAGATATGCAAGGTGagtgtggtggggagagaggtgtGAAATCAGACTAGAGAGGTACTCAGGGGCTAGAGCAGGAAGGGTCTTGTTGGCTGGGTTGAGGAGTTGGGATTTCATTTAAAGTGCCAGGGGAACCCACAGGAGGTGAGTGATGTGACTggatatatgtttaaaaaaattttttttaatgtttattcagttttgagagagagagtatgaatgggggaaaggcagaggagagggagacacagaattcgttGCAGaattcaggctctgggctgtcagcacagagcccgacgtggggcttgaactcatgaaccgtgagatcataacctgagctgaagccagacccttaaccaactgagccacccaggtgcccctggatatatgtttttaaagaggACTTTCTAGCTGTTGTGTGGATAATAGGGATAGGGGAACAGGAGAAGATTGTAGGGTTTCAGAGTATACCTAGGAACCTCTACAGAAGTCAGAGTTGATGGAGATTTCTGAACTGCCATGAGGCAGAGGAGATGGCGAGAGGTGGATAGGCTTTGGTAGAACAGGAGATGGGACTCCCAGTGAATTCACtgcaagggaagaaggaaggagggaggactAAGTATGCCTTTTATGTCTGTCTGGGAGACGGATATCCTTTGCTGAAAATATCCTTTGCTCTGCTGGAAAATGTAAACATAGACTTCTCTTCCAATATGCATTGGAATTTGGTTATTAAGCTAAGGGCAAGGAGTATGACCACAGTTCAGAAAGACAGGTGTCTTCTGCGGATTGAATACTTTGCATATTTAACTCTTTCACCTTTTAAATCAACACAATTAggtaagcattatttttttatcattatttagaTGAGGTACAGAGAGGCTGAGTAACTGTCTTCCATTATTCCTGGGATTCCTAAAATCCCAGCTATTACAGGGTAAAGTCAGAATATGAACCCAGGCAATCTGATTCCCAAGTCTGAGCACTTTAAATGCCAGGCCCTCCTCAATAGGGTATGCCGTATAATAGTGATGTCTGTAACTAATCATATGAGTTGAGagtttaaacaaatgtttaaaagtgAAATTCTTCTAATTCAGGACTATACTCGtatatttctaactttttccCAAGTTAGACATTTGCATCATTAGTTCTCGACAGAGGACAGTTTTGTCCACCAGGAGACGTTTGGCAGTGTGTGCAGACATTTTTTGTTTGTCACAACCGAAGGGGAGGAGCTTCTGGCACCTGGAGACAGGTGTGCTCCCAAATAAACTCCAATGCATAGACCAGCCCCCAGGAAAAATGATTTTCCAGCCCAAGTGCCAAGGTCAAGAACCCCTTATGCAAGTAAATGTAGGCTGCAGAACAGGCACACACCTGTGAATGATAACAGACAGGTGGATGCAATTAGTTGCCTAATTAACATATTTACACAGTGTTGGGGCTGTAGGGCATGCCAGGTAGAAGTTATGTTGTAATTTCCAATTGCACATTCTAGTCTGAGCGATAGGACATAGCACAGAACAGGACAATCACCTGCTAGGTTCTGGAGGTGATTCTGAAGGCAGTAGGGGCTTAGAGGGGGAACGTTTATGCAGGATTGCATCAGGCTTCAAGGAGGTGGCACCTGTAGTGGACACCTGAAGATGGAGAAATGTTTGGGTGGGGAAGGGCATGGTAGGGCCCTGTGGATTGGGAAGAGCCATGTATGGAGACGCTAAGGAAAGGGGCATGGGCAGTGGGGAGTGGGGTAGGGAGGTgcagagaacagagaaggagCAACATGGGAATTCAGAGTTGACTGAGGATTCCTCCTGATGGAGGCAGGGCAGGGTAAGGCCAGATTATGGAGGACTTAGAAAGCCAAGGGTGGGTTTGCTCTGATAAGGACTAGGGAACTAGAAGCATTCCAAGAGTAACATTTTGTATATGCTTTGGGGACATTCGTCACTCATGTTAGAAACCACcaccttggggtgcttgggtgactgcCAGCTGAGCGGCCtccgactcttgagtttggctcagatcacgatctctcagtttgtgggttcgagcccctggtTGGGCTTCCtgatgacaatgcagagcctgcttgagatttaatctctctgcttttctctctctctctcaaaataaataaataaatttagggaAAGAACACCATCTAGAAGAGTTGGGAGGAGTGGAGACCAAGAGGCTGGGTTACCATTCAGCTTGCAGTGATGAGGGGGGTTTAGGTGAAGGTACAGAAGGAGGTTCAGGGAATGGTGATcggttgggggggtggtggttaaGGTTCGGTGATGAGGGTGGTTGAGGGGATGGTGATGAGGGGGTTTAGGTGGTGACAACagaaatggagaaggagaaaCTCAGGAGTCAATTCTCTCAGCACCCCACGCATGACCCCCATtctcacagatgagaaagcaCAGGCATTGTGAGGCTCAGGGACTTGCCTGCTTTTGTCAGTGATGACACCCCTGCTATGTGGCAGGTCTCGGCTGGACTGGGGTTTGTCTCCTTGTGTGGACAGCTGGAGGAAAGCTCAGCAGAGTTTGATTTGTAGACAGTCTGGGGACAAACTGTGGAAAGGGTGAGACCAGAACTCTGAATATATTCTAGGATAAAATGCAGTGGTGGAAATAATTCAACGTAATAATAATGCTTGAGTAGTGGGACCACATtgaagtttttccttctcttcctgttttccaaCTTGTACCTAATGAACAAGTTCTACCTGCATAataaaggggaagagaggatTTGATGTCTTTGGGTTTTGCTGAAGGGAAAGAATGTGAGGGTGTGACCTTCACAAGACCAATTTCCTTAGGAAATAGGGCGtcaagcagaggaggagaggcagggttTCGGGCGTCCCGGATTTGCAGTGACACAAAGCAGAGGATTAGGGTGGGAAGAAGTATCATGGTTAAGCCAGGGGAGACTCCCCTTTATCTGAACACACTGAATCGCAGACCCCCacccttcttttcctttagagAAACCAGGCTCACCTGGCCACTATTGCCCTGAACTGCCAGGAACCTGAGAAATGAAGGCATCCTTGGTTCTTTCCCTCCTTGGCTACCTAGTGGTTCCAAGTGGCGCTGCTATCATGGGGCGCTGCGTGGTGGCTAAGAAGCTCAAAGATGGAGGCCTGGATCATTTCGAGGGCTACAGCCTTGCAAACTGTGAGTAGGTCCCTCTAAGCCCCTTCTCTCCTCACCTCCTTTTCCTCTGGCCTCTGCCTAGGCATCTAGGCATCCCCAATTCGCCTTCCCCCTGGCCACCCACCTCCTGTTCCATCTTAGGGGTGTGCCTGgcttattttgagagcaagttCAACCCCACGGCGGTCTACGAGAACCTCCAACGTGACTACACTGGCTACGGCCTCTTTCAGATCCCCAACCGTGACTGGTGCGACACGGGCAAGAACCGCTGTCACATGTCCTGCTCTGGTAGGTCACCTCCCTCCATTCCACACCGGGGCACCGGGGGCTGCAGCACAGAGCTCCCGAGGCCTGCCTTCAGGGTGGCCAGAGTTTGCAGGcttggagcagggaggaggcggggctggtaggggcggggcctgggaggCTGAGTGCGGTGAAAGGGCTGCggagaggggaggctgggctgTCCAAAGAGGAATGCAGATGCCCATCCGGATAGGCAGAGAAGGTGTCAGAATGTTGAGAGGAGGCGGGGGAGAGGCTGCGAGCATCAGAGCCTCTGGGCCTGAAGGGTTGGAGCAGAGGGCTCTGTGGGGGCTTCATTTTGCCCACACCTGGGCACAACACTCTACTTCAAGGGGAATGGTTGCTGCCGCTTGGACAGGCAGAAGTGGTCGCTGGGAGGATACAGGAGTAGGCTCTTACAAAGGGAGTTTTGCTGCCGCTCTCAGGGGTTCCAAGTACCTGTAGTCAAGAGGTTGCACTTGCCCAGGGTTCCATCATCCTAGCACTTACTGAGGACCCACTAAGTGCCAGGTCTCCTGGAGTTGCCATTCTAATGCTGGCAAACCGCCAGGTACTCCAGTAAGCTCTTCATGGATATGAATTCGTCTAATATTCTCAAAGGCACCCATGACATGGGCATCATTATTATCCCCCTTctataaatggggaaactgaggaccagagagggtTAGtggcccaaagccacacagctggtaggtgGTATCTTGAGAGGCAAACCCAAGCAGTGTGACTCCTGAGTCAGGACTAAACCAATAGGGTGCAGCACCAGGCCAGAGCTCTCTCTGAAACTTGAGGCTGTTATTCTGCCTTAGGAGGGTCTAAGAGCCCAGCATTCTTAGGGTCTCCCTAATGAGCAAACCTCCTTCCCCCATGATGAATGAGAAACGTTCTAGAACCTATAGCTGCTGAGCTGGGTCTTTaggagacagagtggggaggtCATGGTAAAGCTTCTTATATGGGCCAGGAGAAACCTGCTTGGTGTTGGGCCCCATGCTTGGCCTTGGGACTCCAAAGAGAAGTAAGACAGTTCCCAGATTCAAGACGACACAGAATTGCAAAGTAGGAGGGAAAGGTGCAGGAAACACACAGGAACCCAGTGGGATTCCCAGCCACTCCCATTACAAAGTGACTTACATGAGCTTGTGCAATTCACTTCCTagagcttcctcatctgtgaagtggggataaCATTAACTACTTCTTAaggttgctgtgaacattcagtGGGATAATGTATGGAAAACACTGTGCAGGGCCCAAAATCACAGTGATCAAAGTCTAGGGGAAATCTACACATTAAGAACATAATTACTGTGATAGGTCATTCAGTGTCATCCTAAGCTTCCTGGTAGCCAAGACAAGAAGAGAAACCCAATAGGCCCATGATTTATATCTCATAAGAAGATTGACTGATTGGTTGCCATAATCTGACCAGAGAAACAACTAATTATCTATAATAGACATGGTACTGAGTGCTGTGATGAAAATATGGTGGAGTCGATATCTTTGAAAAACCCTCCCActagataaaatgtaaaaaattaaatctggaatgcctggctgactcagttgatagagcatgtgactcttgatctcagggtcgtgagttcaagctccttattgggcatggaacctacttaaaaaagaaatatcttctaTAGTACCTGGCTGGCCTGGCAAGAAAGGAAAATCCCTAAAGGCTAAAGTGAGGAGCAAGAATCCAGACAGATAAATGAAGATTGAAGCTGATGGTGACCCAGGGGGCATCAGCTGATTCCCTGTGGCCTAAGGCAAAGGTTTGAGGTCATCGTGTAGATGGGGCCTGAGCAAAGCAAGGAGGTACGTTGGAGACACATTGAGAGCAGCACTGTCAGCTGGAAGAGATGAGCTAGAATATCCTGAAAGCAACGACATTCTAAAAAGACGGGGAAACAGTCTCCTTGGGAATTTGTAACCACAAGCCAGCAGGTCTTCCCTGAGCCACAAGGAAGCAAGGCACCATCAAGAGCTACTAGGCCCTGTGCTAAGTCCTGGGAGCAGTTCAGGGAATTGTATCCTGTCCTTGTCCAGCAGGGTGAGGAGCAGAGATAATCTTGGCTCCACCTCTTACTACTTGTGTGAGCTGAGCCTTAGTtatcttatctgtaaagtggtaATAAGAGGACCTACCTCCCAGGgcttttgttgagtttttaatgTGCTATAGTGTACATTAAGAGCTGAGCACGGCGTCTGGTATACTGCCTGGTGTGTGTGACGAATACAACTTAATTCAAAGAATTTACAAAGCAGCTGGGGTTTAggacgcacacacgcacacacacgtgcgtgtgtaagcatgcatgcacatgtgtaccTATGTATGCACGtaggtatgtatacacacatgtatggaTTTAACAGGTAAGTGCTGCATCAAAGTGGCATTTTAttcagaagagggaagagggcgCAGTGAGCTTGGTTGGTGGTCAGTGGCAGACTTTTAAGGACCGTCCTGTTTGGTTGAGCTGATCCAGATTGGGAGATGAGCATGAATAAAGTCCAGGAAGAGAAACTGTGTATGATTACCTAGCTGTGGGTATCAGGGGTAGAGCACCCACTTTCAGGGTGGGCACTAGCTTTGTCTCCTGCCCCTTGGTAGGTCTCTAATGGTGGGGCCATGGAGGAAGGCAATGGAAGGGTAAGGTGGTGGAAGTGGAAAGGTACGTTGGGGCAAAGTTGGACTCTGCCAAGGACGTGGAGTTTTGTTTTACAGGCAACCAGGGGGCACCGAAGTACTGTTTTAAGGACAAGCCATCAGACTGGATTAGGGAAAGGAGGAGGCAAAGTGTAGTCAAGAAGGAAGGTATTGCAGTAACCCAGGTGGGAGGTCTTGGCTTCCACATTCAAAGGAGAGAATGGGGTGATGAATGCCTAGTCATGTTGGTTCCCCAGAGGCACCTCTAGGCCATCTcacatgctgtttcttctgcctggaccagttttccttctgtgatCCTTCCACCCCTTTTCCTTACCTACTCTTTTAGATGTCACGTGGTCCAATAACCCCTCCCTGACCCTGAAAGTCTGAATGGGGTGCCCCCACTCATCAGCTCCCATGTCAAGCTGCATTCCCCCATCATGCCAGGTATCTTTGGTATTATACTTATCTCTGATCTTTATCTCTCTCTATCAGACTGCAGGCTCTAGGAGGACAGGGACAGATTTATTGTGTTCGCCATTTTTGTGTCCACTGCTTCTTAGATTGCTTAGCACAGTATATTcactatacataaatatttttaatgaaaatattatgataagaattacaagaaaaaaatcaatagatttAGTAAAAGAGGACCACATGCTACTACCTCCTAGGGTTGTCTTGAGAAAAATCTAGGGATAGATTTATCCTTGGAATCATATGGAAACCTCTCTAAACATGAGTACCCTGTAGCTTCCCTGACATCACTCTGACTTAGCTGCCAAGTTGTGGAGTCGTATTTTTCCACTGTGTTTTTTCCACAGCTTTACTGAATCCAGATTTGAAGAAGACAATTGAATGTGTTAAGAAAATCGTAAAAGATAAGGAAGGGTTGGGAGCATGGTAAGTGGTACATTTTCTAATAGTCTGTAttaatgaccatcacccattatattttttattaaaaaatttttgttaagtttatttatttatttatttgagaggagcagagagagagaagaggcagagaatcccaagcaggctccatgctgacagcatggagcccaacgcgaggcttgaatccatgaaaccatgagaccatgacctaagttgaaaccaagagttggatgctcaagccactgagccacccaggcgcccccaccaatTATATTTAATCCTAATCTTGGCCTAATCTTGGTCTCTGCATATCTGTAGTCTCAAACTAGTGGGATCCTACTCCCCAAGATAAGCGGTAGAACACCACTGAGTTCTGCAACCCCGAGCTCTCAGGAGGAAGGACATAATTATCAGACAAATTGCCTTAAGtggaatgtattttttctttctcaaatcttGTTTAGAGTTATACAGGAGGCTAGGGTGAGCATCcttgaaataaatctctgtttatatctctgattatttctttcatCTAAATTCTTGTAAGGTTCTTAATGTTGTAAAATGACTCTCCAGCAAGTTTGTACCAATATCAGTATTAAGAGCTTAGTAAGATGCCTATTTAGTGAACTCTGATCAAGTATAAAATCTTTGCCATTTGAAAggtatataataattttatcttcttttgcattttatgaTATCCCATTAGGGGTGTTTTCCCATTATGtttgttacatatttatattcttttgtgatttttcccctgcccctctcctttgcttatttttaaaattcagatcatatttgtttgaaataactctttatatattaggTGTTGTATTAGATGTATTAACGGATAGTTATATATTTGTTACCAAAAATCACTGCAACTCTGATTTCTTCTATAACCATGTATTTGCTTAGTAAAGACTTCCAAAATTTACAAGTGGTTGGGCCTGtatttgacttctttcactcaatatttGTTCATATTGTTGTGTATAGTTctaatttgtttgttttcgttgctatatagtattccattatatggatggaTGTATCGGTTTATGTATCCATTATTCCATTGGTGGGCATTtgaatagttttcatttttttagtgctGCCATGAACAGTCTATACTTTTCTTTTGGTGAATGTATAAATGGATTTCCATTGATTATACCAAGGAATAAAATTGTTAGTCATAGATATGCATGTTTTCAGATTTGGTATATTCTGCCAAACAGTTTTCTAGAGGGATTCAATTTACGCTGTCACCAGCTGTTGTAGGTTTTGGTGGCTCCAAGTTATTATCAGTGCTTgatattttttaggtttttcttGTGGCTGTGTAGTAGTATTGCATTGGGTTTTACCTTGTGTTTCCTTGTCAACTAATGAGATTGagcacttttttaaattttattggccATTTAGATATCCTTTTATGTGAAGTGCCTGTTCAATAGTTTTGTCAGTTTTCCtattacatttgtcttttttcttattaattcattGGGAATTATTTGTATGCCCTGGGTAAAATTTTCTGTTGGATACAAGTATTGCAAACATCTTTCATTTTGTCGGttaccttttcactttcttaaaaaagtcttgataaaatgaaattcttaGTCTTAATGCAGTctgatttattattaattttcttggggcgcctgggtggctcagtcggttgagtggccgacttcggctcaggtcatgatctcgcggtctgtgagttcgagccccgcatcgggctctgtgctgatggctcggagcctggagcctgttcagattctgtgtctccctctcgctgaccctcccctgttcatgctctgtctctctctctctcaaaaataaataaaacgttaaaaaaatttattattaattttcttttatggttatttttgtgtttttttagagGAATATTTGCCTATTCCTAGGTCATGAGGAtagtcttcttaattttttttctaaaaaactttatttaatctTTCACATTTGACTCTCaatacattttgctttctttttcttgctttattgcattGGCTAGAAACTCCAGTAAATGTTGAGTAGAAGTGATGATAGTGACATCCTTGTCTCATTCCCAATCTCACAGGTAAGACATTGGATATTTTAtcattaactgttttattttctttaaaatttctgagaTAGTCTTAATCAGATTGAgtgttcttttccatcttttccatttctagtttgttaaaggtttttaaaatcatgaatgggtgttgaattttgtttattaCACTTCTAGTATCTTTGAAGTTCTGTGTTAGcctatccatcttttttttttttttttaagctcttgcctttttaatctcttttctttctcttccatggCTTTCTCCAGAGCTTGTGCCTGGTGACATCTTATTGAAGACATCAGTTATATAAAATTTACTTCTGGATTCTGTAGTATATTATTCTCAGAGGAATGTTCCTCTGAATTTCATGATGAGCTCCCTTTTCTTCTACTACTATTTTCCCATAAGTAccatgttactttctttttttt from Panthera uncia isolate 11264 chromosome C2, Puncia_PCG_1.0, whole genome shotgun sequence encodes the following:
- the LYZL4 gene encoding lysozyme-like protein 4 isoform X1; the protein is MKASLVLSLLGYLVVPSGAAIMGRCVVAKKLKDGGLDHFEGYSLANWVCLAYFESKFNPTAVYENLQRDYTGYGLFQIPNRDWCDTGKNRCHMSCSALLNPDLKKTIECVKKIVKDKEGLGAWPSWSLNCQYSDTLERWLDGCRL
- the LYZL4 gene encoding lysozyme-like protein 4 isoform X2, with protein sequence MGRCVVAKKLKDGGLDHFEGYSLANWVCLAYFESKFNPTAVYENLQRDYTGYGLFQIPNRDWCDTGKNRCHMSCSALLNPDLKKTIECVKKIVKDKEGLGAWPSWSLNCQYSDTLERWLDGCRL